A genomic segment from Nicotiana sylvestris chromosome 1, ASM39365v2, whole genome shotgun sequence encodes:
- the LOC104231306 gene encoding uncharacterized protein encodes MTHLKSLKGLETVLTSWTFLEKKVLLARSRSSFGEAEKSSFSPEAEAEAVLHSLHSRNILSKIIFYNIFGFLLHVNSKSLQQQGKLWIELEIFSIKLQFFLKLERRLDREKKTVQASVEWWSRKIKENSNVEKFRDKGLQCRELMEFCFKDVVATGEHAWAPSSGVLSDNIHGSNWFQPEKQFEFETPTSNEELIMEDDLRSNTGEGLDHINLEEPEVTEKRETNESGDKTKKKKASSITTEKEKSKVSTSLRITSSIERIAEVVELCFAIIVGSKDTPLSIKSVMDIVRNLPGMIVGSDLWWKASMLLVKQSMREIFSAQEDPELQLLWLEKMSELHKD; translated from the exons ATGACCCATTTGAAGTCGTTGAAAGGATTGGAGACAGTGCTTACAAGCtggaccttcctg GAGAAAAAAGTGCTATTGGctagaagcagaagcagttttggagaagcagaaaaaagtagcttctccccagaagcagaagcagaagcagttttgcaTTCTTTACATTCCAGAAATATCCTTAGTAAAATAAT TTTTTACAATATTTTTGGGTTTCTCCTTCATGTCAACAGCAAATCGCTTCAACAGCAAGGGAAATTGTGGATTGAACTTGAAATTTTTTCTATTAAACTGCAATTTTTTCTCAAG TTGGAAAGGAGACTGGACCGCGAGAAAAAGACGGTTCAAGCGAGTGTTGAATGGTGGAGTAGGAAGATAAAG GAGAACTCAAATGTAGAGAAATTCAGAGATAAAGGTTTACAATGTCGAGAGTTGAtggaattttgttttaaagatgtTGTTGCCACTGGCGAACATGCATGGGCGCCATCATCTGGAGTTTTATCCGATAACATACATGGAAGTAATTGGTTTCAACCTGAGAAACAATTTGAGTTTGAAACTCCAACAAGTAATGAGGAGCTTATTATGGAGGATGACTTAAGAAGTAATACAGGAGAAGGATTGGATCATATTAACTTGGAAGAACCAGAAGTAACTGAAAAAAGAGAGACAAATGAGAGTGGtgataaaactaaaaaaaagaagGCATCATCAATTAcaactgaaaaggaaaaaagtAAAGTCAGTACTAGTTTAAGGATCACGTCATCAATTGAGAGAATTGCAGAAGTTGTGGAATTGTGTTTTGCAATTATTGTGGGGTCAAAAGACACTCCACTCAGTATTAAGAGTGTTATGGATATTGTTCGTAATTTACCTGGTATGATTGTTGGTAGTGATTTATGGTGGAAAGCGAGTATGTTACTAGTTAAGCAatcaatgagagaaatattttcagccCAAGAAGACCCAGAGTTGCAATTGCTATGGTTAGAAAAGATGTCCGAACTACACAAAGACTAG